A window of Amycolatopsis australiensis contains these coding sequences:
- a CDS encoding ArsA-related P-loop ATPase codes for MTTPHAGWTDELARARLHFVTGKGGTGKTTLAAALGLALARDGRRVLLIEVEGRQGIAQLFDTEPLPYAEQRIAAVPGGGELRALHVDVEAALLEYFEMFYNLGFAGRTLRRMGAIEFATTLAPGLRDVLLTGKIKECVGRTESDGRHTYDAVVVDSPPTGRVVKFLDVTKALTDLAKTGPIRGQAEGVVRLLHSGETVIHLATLLEEMPVRETVEAVAELDGADLRPGAVLVNRVRPPRLPARSVTAAADGRVDASRVRAGLASAGLKLPEDTLEALVEETVEHAVRVAAEQRAREQLAEADLPTLELPDVTDGVDVAALYDLAEALTDQGVRL; via the coding sequence GTGACCACTCCCCATGCCGGCTGGACCGACGAGCTTGCCCGTGCCCGGCTGCACTTCGTCACCGGCAAGGGCGGGACCGGCAAGACGACGCTGGCCGCCGCGCTCGGGCTCGCGCTCGCCCGTGACGGCCGTCGCGTGCTGCTCATCGAGGTCGAGGGCCGCCAGGGCATCGCCCAGCTCTTCGACACCGAGCCGCTGCCCTACGCCGAGCAGCGCATCGCCGCCGTCCCGGGTGGCGGGGAGCTGCGCGCGCTGCACGTCGACGTCGAAGCCGCGCTGCTCGAGTACTTCGAGATGTTCTACAACCTCGGCTTCGCCGGCCGGACGCTGCGGCGGATGGGCGCGATCGAGTTCGCGACCACGCTCGCGCCGGGCCTGCGTGACGTCCTGCTCACCGGGAAGATCAAGGAGTGCGTCGGCCGCACCGAGTCCGACGGGCGGCACACCTACGACGCCGTCGTCGTCGACTCGCCGCCGACCGGCCGGGTCGTCAAGTTCCTCGACGTCACCAAGGCCCTCACCGACCTCGCGAAGACCGGCCCGATCCGCGGCCAGGCCGAAGGCGTGGTGCGGCTGCTGCACTCCGGCGAAACCGTGATCCACCTGGCCACGCTGCTGGAGGAGATGCCGGTCCGCGAGACCGTCGAGGCCGTCGCCGAACTGGACGGCGCCGACCTGCGCCCGGGCGCGGTGCTGGTCAACCGGGTCCGGCCGCCGCGGCTGCCCGCCCGCTCGGTGACCGCCGCCGCGGACGGGCGCGTCGACGCCTCCCGCGTGCGCGCCGGGCTCGCTTCCGCCGGGCTCAAGCTGCCGGAGGACACCCTGGAAGCACTGGTCGAGGAGACCGTCGAGCACGCCGTGCGGGTCGCGGCCGAGCAGCGGGCGCGCGAGCAGCTCGCCGAGGCCGACCTGCCGACCCTCGAGCTGCCGGACGTGACCGACGGCGTCGACGTCGCGGCCCTGTACGACCTGGCCGAGGCCCTGACCGACCAGGGGGTGCGGTTGTGA
- a CDS encoding DUF4177 domain-containing protein: MSATKWEYATVPLLIHATKQILDQWGEDGWELVTVLPNPSGEQHVAYLKRPKG; encoded by the coding sequence ATGAGCGCCACCAAGTGGGAGTACGCGACCGTCCCTCTGCTGATCCACGCCACCAAGCAGATCCTCGACCAGTGGGGCGAGGACGGCTGGGAGCTGGTGACCGTGCTGCCGAACCCGAGCGGCGAGCAGCACGTCGCGTACCTCAAGCGTCCGAAGGGCTGA
- a CDS encoding RidA family protein, with the protein MSWSERLKELGVELPGVAAPLAAYVPAVQSGKHVYTSGQLPFVEGVLAATGKVGAEISPEEAKGHARTAALNALAAVHALVGIDNVTRIVKVVGFVASAEGFTGQPAVVNGASELLGEVFGDAGVHARSAVGVAELPIGSPVEVELIVEVQ; encoded by the coding sequence GTGAGCTGGAGCGAACGGCTGAAGGAACTCGGCGTCGAGCTGCCCGGCGTGGCCGCTCCGCTGGCCGCCTACGTCCCCGCCGTCCAGAGCGGCAAGCACGTCTACACCTCCGGCCAGCTGCCGTTCGTCGAGGGCGTGCTCGCCGCGACCGGCAAGGTCGGTGCCGAGATCAGCCCCGAAGAGGCGAAGGGCCACGCCCGCACCGCGGCACTCAACGCGCTCGCGGCCGTGCACGCGCTGGTCGGCATTGACAACGTCACCCGGATCGTCAAGGTTGTCGGCTTCGTGGCTTCCGCGGAGGGCTTCACCGGCCAGCCCGCGGTCGTCAACGGCGCGTCCGAGCTGCTCGGTGAGGTCTTCGGCGACGCGGGGGTCCACGCCCGCTCGGCCGTCGGCGTCGCGGAGCTGCCGATCGGCTCGCCGGTGGAGGTCGAACTCATCGTGGAGGTGCAGTGA
- a CDS encoding NUDIX hydrolase encodes MEQPTEFVFDIPVGAGVATRANADGPPAKPKNAATVILVRDGADGVEVFLQHRVKGMPFAGGMTVFPGGGVDQRDADASVAWAGPEPSWWASRFGCDEALARALTCAAVRETFEESGVLLAGGADTVLTDVTPYAAARQALETREVSLAGFLADAGLTLRADLLRPWAHWITPEQEPRRYDTRFYVAKLPDGQQADGATSEASGSGWQRPEEAIADAREGRRMLMPPTWLTLSELAEFATADDILNAPREIVRIAPTLVRDNDQVRVVLEKR; translated from the coding sequence GTGGAGCAGCCAACGGAGTTTGTTTTCGACATCCCGGTCGGCGCCGGGGTGGCGACCCGCGCCAACGCCGACGGCCCGCCGGCGAAGCCGAAGAACGCGGCCACCGTGATCCTGGTCCGGGACGGCGCCGACGGTGTCGAGGTCTTCCTGCAGCACCGGGTCAAGGGCATGCCGTTCGCGGGCGGCATGACGGTCTTCCCCGGCGGTGGCGTCGACCAGCGCGACGCCGACGCGTCGGTGGCGTGGGCCGGGCCGGAGCCGTCGTGGTGGGCCTCGCGGTTCGGCTGCGACGAGGCCCTCGCCCGGGCGCTGACCTGCGCCGCCGTGCGCGAGACGTTCGAGGAGTCCGGCGTCCTGCTCGCGGGCGGCGCGGACACCGTGCTCACCGACGTCACGCCGTACGCGGCCGCCCGCCAGGCCCTGGAGACGCGCGAGGTGTCGCTGGCCGGATTCCTCGCCGACGCCGGCCTGACGCTGCGCGCCGACCTGCTGCGGCCGTGGGCGCACTGGATCACGCCCGAGCAGGAGCCGCGCCGGTACGACACCCGCTTCTACGTCGCCAAGCTGCCGGACGGCCAGCAGGCCGACGGCGCGACGTCGGAGGCGTCGGGTTCCGGCTGGCAGCGTCCCGAGGAGGCGATCGCCGACGCGCGCGAAGGCCGCCGGATGCTCATGCCGCCGACGTGGCTCACGCTGAGCGAGCTGGCCGAGTTCGCGACGGCCGACGACATCCTGAACGCGCCGCGCGAGATCGTCCGCATCGCGCCGACGCTCGTCCGCGACAACGACCAGGTCCGCGTCGTGCTGGAGAAGCGATGA
- a CDS encoding MBL fold metallo-hydrolase: MTAPAYGVLRQVSETASVLLENNPSSMTLEGTNSWVLRATPETPAVVVDPGYRDLEHLELLAGAGAVELVLLTHFHPDHAEGAPWFAERVGAPVRAFDPALCVAASSFVDGEVISAGGLSIRVLHTPGHTDDSVSLVLDGQVLTGDTVLGRGTTVLHDLGDYLRSLRKLIELPASTLGLPGHGPELPDLPATAREYLAHREQRLDQVRSALETLGADATPRQVVEVVYADVDRALWAPAELSVQAQLDYLRSEEQG, encoded by the coding sequence ATGACCGCCCCCGCGTACGGCGTGCTCCGCCAGGTGTCCGAGACGGCTTCGGTGCTGCTGGAGAACAACCCGTCGTCGATGACGCTCGAAGGCACGAACAGCTGGGTGCTGCGGGCGACGCCGGAGACGCCGGCCGTCGTCGTCGACCCGGGCTACCGCGACCTCGAGCACCTGGAGCTGCTGGCCGGGGCCGGCGCGGTCGAGCTGGTCCTGCTGACGCACTTCCACCCCGACCACGCCGAGGGCGCGCCGTGGTTCGCCGAGCGCGTGGGCGCGCCGGTGCGGGCGTTCGACCCGGCGCTCTGCGTCGCTGCGTCGTCCTTTGTGGACGGTGAAGTGATTTCCGCGGGCGGCCTGTCGATCCGGGTCCTGCACACGCCGGGGCACACGGACGACTCGGTGTCGCTGGTTCTAGACGGCCAGGTGCTGACCGGCGACACCGTGCTCGGCCGCGGCACCACGGTGCTGCACGACCTCGGTGACTACCTGCGCTCGCTGCGCAAGCTGATCGAGCTGCCGGCGAGCACGCTGGGCCTGCCCGGGCACGGTCCGGAGCTGCCCGATCTGCCCGCGACCGCCCGCGAGTACCTCGCCCACCGGGAACAGCGGCTCGACCAGGTGCGTTCGGCCTTGGAGACGCTCGGGGCGGACGCCACGCCGCGCCAGGTCGTCGAGGTCGTGTACGCCGACGTCGACCGGGCGCTGTGGGCGCCCGCCGAGCTGAGCGTGCAGGCGCAGCTGGACTACTTGCGGTCGGAGGAGCAGGGATGA
- a CDS encoding glutaredoxin family protein, whose protein sequence is MSNVEVEFYWRPGCGFCAALDRPLSKSGFNIRKINIWEDPAAAARVREVANGNETVPTVIVGSKAMVNPSFAEVEAAVKAASAD, encoded by the coding sequence ATGAGCAACGTCGAGGTCGAGTTCTACTGGCGGCCGGGGTGCGGGTTCTGCGCGGCGCTGGACCGGCCGCTGTCGAAGAGCGGCTTCAACATCCGGAAGATCAACATCTGGGAGGACCCGGCGGCCGCCGCGCGGGTGCGCGAGGTCGCGAACGGCAACGAGACCGTCCCGACGGTGATCGTCGGGTCGAAGGCCATGGTCAACCCCTCGTTCGCCGAGGTCGAGGCGGCGGTCAAGGCCGCGTCCGCGGACTGA
- a CDS encoding carboxylesterase family protein, with product MIVETGSGRIRGAHGAFKGIPYATAKRFEPPKPPQPWTGVRDALEPGPAAPQPPSRLEHALGPMPLPQSEDCLSLNVFTPSTAGSRPVLVWIHGGGFSSGSGGQVWYTGTRLAREADVVVVTLNYRLGVLGFAALDGVPPNLGIADQLAALEWVRDNIAAFGGDPGEVMLSGQSAGAQSTLALWSSPRANGLVKRIALQSAPLGMAPSTWNDAHRNALLLQRNLGDDIRTAPVGRLLAAQVSVPGKPGSIEPPFQLVADDDLVAADLVEAAPPGPALISWTREELRAFVPDAPAEAVEAANSFFDGSALATKLGAFAYRFDWQAPGNRFGACHCIDIPFLFGTHDVWDAPMLEGAPKGLEEETGLRDVWAAFLHGKRPSPEWDAISPRTRP from the coding sequence ATGATCGTCGAGACCGGCAGCGGCCGGATCCGCGGGGCCCACGGCGCCTTCAAAGGCATTCCGTACGCCACGGCGAAACGCTTCGAACCACCGAAGCCACCCCAGCCGTGGACCGGAGTCCGCGACGCCCTGGAACCAGGCCCCGCGGCGCCGCAACCGCCGTCACGGCTGGAACACGCCCTCGGGCCCATGCCGCTGCCGCAGAGCGAGGACTGCCTTTCGCTCAACGTCTTCACGCCGTCGACCGCCGGGAGCCGGCCCGTGCTCGTGTGGATCCACGGCGGTGGGTTCTCCAGCGGTTCCGGCGGGCAGGTCTGGTACACCGGCACGCGCCTGGCCCGCGAAGCCGACGTCGTCGTCGTGACGCTCAACTACCGGCTCGGCGTTCTCGGGTTCGCCGCCCTCGACGGTGTTCCGCCCAACCTCGGGATCGCCGACCAGCTCGCCGCGCTCGAATGGGTCCGGGACAACATCGCCGCGTTCGGCGGGGATCCCGGCGAGGTCATGCTCAGCGGGCAGTCGGCCGGTGCGCAGTCGACGCTCGCCCTGTGGTCGTCTCCGCGTGCCAACGGGCTCGTCAAGCGGATCGCCCTGCAGAGCGCGCCGCTCGGCATGGCTCCGTCCACATGGAACGATGCGCACCGGAACGCGCTGCTGCTGCAGCGCAACCTCGGGGACGACATCCGGACCGCGCCGGTGGGCCGGCTGCTGGCCGCTCAGGTTTCCGTGCCCGGGAAGCCCGGCTCGATCGAGCCGCCGTTCCAGCTCGTCGCCGACGACGACCTCGTCGCGGCGGACCTCGTCGAGGCCGCGCCACCGGGACCGGCGCTGATCAGCTGGACCCGCGAGGAGCTGCGCGCGTTCGTCCCCGACGCGCCGGCGGAAGCCGTCGAAGCCGCCAACAGCTTCTTCGACGGCAGCGCGCTGGCCACGAAGCTCGGCGCCTTCGCCTACCGCTTCGACTGGCAGGCGCCCGGCAACCGGTTCGGTGCCTGCCACTGCATCGACATCCCGTTCCTCTTCGGCACCCATGACGTCTGGGACGCGCCGATGCTCGAAGGCGCCCCGAAGGGCCTTGAGGAGGAAACCGGGCTACGGGACGTCTGGGCCGCCTTCCTGCACGGAAAGCGGCCCAGCCCGGAGTGGGACGCGATCAGTCCGCGGACGCGGCCTTGA
- a CDS encoding DNA polymerase III subunit beta, giving the protein MDVTAPAHRLSAAVSAAGRLLPARAALRLRADAGGLTVAGSDPDLTVRFGCPATTHTDGSVAVPAAPLAETLKMLDTDVVRLVVEGTRLALRLDNARFALPLLSAGSAPPDAEPPRVSEVDGTTFASALRIVAGTAAKDDPLPLFTGVRLQAGEHLTLTASDRYRMAVARLPLRSPGALDVLVPAALLTEAARQAKGVVGLHAGPGRFGLSWQGGLIGTAVLDAGFLSPDAIPTRSVDTTVTLNADALAAAVRRVGVYAEDRRVLTLEVGDTQVRLASARQDTGEAEETLKADVSGGRTSPSFQARYLLDALHAFAGERVELSIQPGMRACVLRAAQPGEVELTYYLMPMLAR; this is encoded by the coding sequence ATGGACGTCACCGCGCCTGCCCACCGCCTCTCGGCGGCCGTCTCCGCTGCTGGCCGGCTGCTGCCCGCCCGCGCCGCGCTGCGGCTGCGTGCCGACGCCGGCGGGCTGACGGTGGCCGGGAGCGATCCGGATCTCACCGTCCGGTTCGGCTGCCCGGCGACCACCCACACCGACGGCTCGGTCGCCGTCCCGGCGGCGCCCCTCGCCGAGACGCTCAAGATGCTCGACACCGACGTGGTGCGCCTGGTCGTCGAAGGCACGCGCCTGGCGCTGCGGCTGGACAACGCCCGCTTCGCGCTGCCACTCCTCTCCGCCGGCTCGGCGCCACCGGACGCCGAGCCGCCCCGCGTGTCCGAAGTGGACGGCACGACGTTCGCGTCGGCGTTGCGGATCGTCGCGGGAACGGCGGCGAAGGACGACCCGCTCCCGCTGTTCACCGGCGTCCGCCTGCAGGCGGGCGAGCACCTCACCCTGACCGCGTCGGACCGCTACCGGATGGCGGTGGCCCGGCTGCCGTTGCGGTCACCGGGCGCGCTGGACGTGCTGGTACCGGCGGCGCTGCTGACGGAAGCCGCCCGCCAGGCGAAGGGCGTCGTCGGGCTGCACGCGGGCCCGGGCCGCTTCGGCCTGAGCTGGCAAGGCGGCCTGATCGGCACGGCGGTCCTCGACGCGGGCTTCCTGTCCCCGGACGCGATCCCCACGCGCTCGGTGGACACGACGGTCACCCTGAACGCGGACGCGTTGGCGGCAGCGGTCCGCCGCGTCGGGGTGTACGCGGAGGACCGCCGCGTCCTGACGCTGGAAGTGGGCGACACCCAGGTCCGCCTGGCGAGCGCCCGCCAGGACACGGGCGAAGCGGAGGAGACGCTGAAGGCGGACGTCAGCGGAGGCCGGACGTCCCCGTCGTTCCAGGCGAGGTACCTGCTGGACGCCCTGCACGCCTTCGCGGGCGAGCGGGTGGAGCTGTCGATCCAGCCGGGAATGCGGGCGTGCGTCCTGCGCGCCGCCCAGCCCGGGGAGGTGGAGCTGACGTACTACCTGATGCCGATGCTGGCCCGCTGA
- a CDS encoding MFS transporter has product MSQSVSHESRTSLADYRAALTTRAARRPAVASVLARLPIAMIGISALLYVQRETGSFAAAGLVSAGSLVGVSVGAVIQGRLIDRFGPTRPLLVVALLLALSMTALVTAIESHAPTAVLVAFAGATGLSEPMVGSASRALWTRLLPPGGARNAAFSYEAISMEVFFILGPGVAGLLVMAPWAGTGLVLGVALQFVGAVLFALSPAVRAWGPASGSHGSLLGALASPGMRTLALAALGFGVVIGFVEVAVPASATEAGHASVGGLLLSAWSLSSVAFGVAYSLRPWPRRLGLRLPALLGGFGALVALLAWPSSLWGLALMMLLAGALITPQSTTHSTAIEVVAPEGTAAEAFGWVLTAVTLGLAAGQSVSGYVVEHAGPGAAFLAASAAGLVLAAVVWALRGTVRPASPGSAAESPSLVGAGR; this is encoded by the coding sequence GTGTCCCAGTCTGTCTCCCACGAAAGCCGTACGTCCCTCGCCGACTACCGCGCCGCTCTGACGACCCGCGCCGCTCGCCGGCCCGCGGTCGCGTCGGTGCTGGCTCGCCTGCCGATCGCGATGATCGGCATCTCCGCGCTGCTCTACGTCCAGCGCGAGACCGGGTCCTTCGCCGCGGCCGGGCTCGTCTCGGCCGGTTCACTCGTCGGGGTGTCGGTGGGCGCGGTGATCCAGGGCAGGCTGATCGACCGGTTCGGGCCGACGCGGCCGCTGCTGGTCGTCGCGCTGCTGCTGGCGCTCTCGATGACCGCGCTGGTGACGGCGATCGAGTCGCACGCCCCGACGGCGGTGCTGGTCGCGTTCGCGGGCGCCACCGGGCTGTCGGAACCGATGGTCGGCTCGGCATCCCGTGCGTTGTGGACGCGGCTGCTGCCCCCGGGCGGCGCGCGCAACGCGGCCTTCTCGTACGAGGCGATCAGCATGGAGGTGTTCTTCATCCTCGGTCCCGGCGTCGCCGGGCTGCTGGTGATGGCGCCGTGGGCCGGCACCGGCCTGGTACTGGGCGTCGCGCTGCAGTTCGTCGGCGCGGTGCTGTTCGCGCTGAGCCCGGCCGTCCGGGCGTGGGGCCCGGCTTCGGGCTCGCACGGCTCGCTGCTGGGCGCGCTGGCGAGCCCGGGCATGCGGACCCTGGCGCTCGCGGCGCTCGGCTTCGGCGTGGTGATCGGGTTCGTGGAGGTCGCGGTGCCGGCGTCGGCGACCGAGGCGGGTCACGCGTCGGTGGGTGGCCTGCTGCTGTCGGCGTGGTCGCTGAGCTCGGTGGCGTTCGGCGTGGCCTACAGCCTCCGGCCGTGGCCGCGCCGGCTGGGCCTGCGGCTGCCGGCGCTGCTCGGCGGGTTCGGCGCGCTGGTGGCGCTGCTCGCGTGGCCGTCGTCGCTGTGGGGCCTGGCGCTGATGATGCTGCTGGCGGGGGCGTTGATCACCCCGCAATCGACGACCCACTCGACGGCGATCGAAGTCGTGGCACCGGAGGGCACGGCGGCCGAGGCGTTCGGCTGGGTGCTGACGGCGGTGACGCTGGGCCTGGCGGCGGGCCAGTCGGTGAGCGGGTACGTGGTGGAGCACGCGGGCCCCGGAGCGGCGTTCCTGGCGGCGAGCGCGGCGGGCCTGGTGTTGGCCGCGGTCGTCTGGGCGCTGCGCGGAACGGTGCGGCCGGCCTCGCCGGGTTCGGCGGCGGAGTCGCCTTCGCTCGTGGGCGCGGGCCGGTAG
- a CDS encoding Crp/Fnr family transcriptional regulator produces the protein MDETLARAGIFQGVEPAAAEALAQTLESVEFPRGHVIFNEGEPGDKLYIIQSGKVKIGRKSPDGRENLLGIFGPSDMFGELSIFDPGPRTSSATTVTEVRAVTMDRPALRQWISTRPEIAEQLLRVVARRLRRTNNMVAELIFTDVPGRVARALLQLAQRFGSQEAGLLRVTHDLTQEEIAQYVGASRETVNKALADFAHRGWLRLEGKSVLILDPERLARRAR, from the coding sequence GTGGACGAAACCCTGGCCCGTGCGGGCATTTTCCAGGGTGTGGAGCCGGCAGCGGCGGAGGCGCTGGCCCAGACCTTGGAATCCGTGGAGTTCCCCCGCGGCCATGTCATCTTCAACGAGGGCGAGCCCGGCGACAAGCTGTACATCATCCAGTCCGGCAAGGTGAAGATCGGCCGCAAGTCCCCGGACGGCCGCGAGAACCTGCTGGGCATCTTCGGCCCGTCCGACATGTTCGGCGAGCTGTCCATCTTCGACCCCGGCCCCCGGACGTCGAGCGCGACCACGGTCACCGAGGTCCGCGCGGTCACCATGGACCGCCCGGCCCTGCGGCAGTGGATCTCGACCCGCCCGGAGATCGCCGAGCAGCTGCTGCGCGTGGTCGCGCGGCGCCTGCGCCGGACGAACAACATGGTCGCGGAGCTGATCTTCACCGACGTCCCGGGCCGCGTGGCGCGGGCGCTGCTGCAGCTCGCGCAGCGGTTCGGCAGCCAGGAGGCGGGCCTGCTGCGAGTCACGCACGACCTGACGCAGGAAGAGATCGCCCAGTACGTCGGCGCGTCGCGCGAGACCGTCAACAAGGCACTCGCCGACTTCGCCCACCGCGGCTGGCTGCGGCTGGAGGGCAAGAGCGTGCTGATCCTGGACCCGGAGCGGCTCGCCCGCCGGGCCCGCTGA
- the nth gene encoding endonuclease III, producing the protein MKRCLDDVYPGAHCELDFTTPLELLVAVVLSAQTTDVRVNLVTPALFKRYRTAADYAGADRAELEEYLRSTGFYRAKANSVMGLGAALVERFGGEVPNKLEDLVTLPGVGRKTANVVLGNAFDIPGITVDTHFGRLVRRWGWTAEEDPVKVEHAVGELIPRKDWTMLSHRVIFHGRRVCHAKKPACGACPLAKDCPSYGTGPTGFEEAAKLVKGEEKDHILAMAAPR; encoded by the coding sequence ATGAAGCGTTGCTTGGACGACGTGTATCCGGGCGCCCACTGCGAGCTCGACTTCACCACGCCACTGGAACTGCTGGTCGCGGTCGTGCTGTCCGCGCAGACCACCGACGTCCGGGTGAATCTCGTCACCCCCGCGCTGTTCAAGCGCTACCGGACCGCCGCCGACTACGCGGGCGCCGACCGCGCCGAGCTGGAGGAGTACCTCCGCAGCACCGGCTTCTACCGCGCCAAGGCCAACTCCGTGATGGGGCTCGGCGCGGCGCTGGTCGAGCGCTTCGGCGGCGAAGTGCCGAACAAGCTGGAAGACCTCGTCACGCTGCCCGGCGTCGGCCGCAAGACGGCGAACGTCGTGCTCGGCAACGCCTTCGACATCCCGGGCATCACCGTCGACACCCACTTCGGCAGGCTGGTCCGCCGCTGGGGCTGGACGGCCGAGGAGGACCCGGTCAAGGTCGAGCACGCGGTCGGCGAGCTGATCCCGCGCAAGGACTGGACGATGCTGTCCCACCGGGTGATCTTCCACGGGCGGCGCGTCTGCCACGCCAAGAAGCCCGCCTGCGGCGCCTGCCCGCTGGCGAAGGACTGCCCCTCCTACGGCACCGGCCCCACTGGCTTCGAGGAAGCCGCGAAGCTGGTCAAGGGGGAGGAAAAGGACCACATCCTGGCCATGGCGGCGCCCCGGTGA
- a CDS encoding TlpA family protein disulfide reductase, with protein sequence MTRVTKWALAAAVLAVALIVALLPRGSDSTAKPSEDLASARSAAALQPCPAPGPGQPVKQLDGVTADCLGDGSNVDVGRALAGAPVLVNVWASWCEPCRTELPVLQEYARQPGAVRVLGVQVQSPAKDGLNLLAQLGVHLPSVYDGDGQSGPVRAALKVPSSLPASYLVTRGGEVRFIANPRVFGNTDQVRAAVGEAS encoded by the coding sequence GTGACGAGAGTCACCAAGTGGGCGCTGGCGGCCGCCGTCCTGGCGGTGGCGCTCATCGTCGCGCTCCTGCCGCGCGGGTCGGACAGCACCGCGAAGCCGTCCGAAGACCTGGCGTCCGCCCGGTCCGCGGCGGCGCTCCAGCCGTGTCCCGCGCCCGGCCCCGGGCAGCCGGTGAAGCAGCTCGACGGGGTCACGGCGGACTGCCTCGGCGACGGCTCGAACGTCGACGTCGGACGTGCCCTCGCCGGTGCTCCGGTGCTGGTCAACGTGTGGGCGTCGTGGTGCGAGCCGTGCCGCACCGAGCTGCCCGTGCTCCAGGAGTACGCCCGGCAGCCGGGGGCCGTGCGGGTCCTCGGCGTGCAGGTGCAGAGCCCGGCGAAGGACGGCTTGAACCTCCTCGCCCAGCTCGGCGTGCACCTGCCGTCGGTGTACGACGGCGACGGGCAGAGCGGCCCCGTCCGCGCCGCGCTCAAGGTGCCGTCGTCGCTCCCGGCGTCCTACTTGGTCACCCGCGGCGGGGAGGTGCGGTTCATCGCGAACCCACGGGTCTTCGGGAACACTGACCAGGTGCGCGCGGCAGTGGGAGAAGCTTCATGA